One window from the genome of Salvia miltiorrhiza cultivar Shanhuang (shh) chromosome 7, IMPLAD_Smil_shh, whole genome shotgun sequence encodes:
- the LOC130993764 gene encoding glutathione S-transferase T3-like: MEDDISNFTTLLQQGSQVLMENGSFDMSSDVTKTSSVDKRGKNFNSDEDKLLVSAWLNTSLDAADGNNMKGDRFWKRIETYYTQWKNADWPSRTRSSLNHRWGIIQHDVNKFCGFLTQVEGLHRSGVSNEDNIQEARRWYLGIVKSAFRFDHCWVLLKDQEKWKSRDQLAGIKRKKLSAPSNHSTQETVNLGEDCDEATKENYNTRPGGRKAAKERKKLLGDVSGFTNILSELKDEKQKARVEKLEKINLSIEQKSVVDSVHEILAEELDENLEFGGWEGEST, encoded by the exons ATGGAGGATGACATTTCTAATTTCACCACTCTGTTGCAACAAGGTTCACAAGTGTTGATGGAGAATGGCTCCTTTGATATGTCATCCGATGTTACAAAAACGAGTTCAGTTGACAAACGTGGAAAGAACTTTAATTCGGATGAAGATAAATTACTAGTATCAGCTTGGCTTAATACTAGTTTGGATGCAGCGGATGGAAATAACATGAAAGGCGATCGCTTTTGGAAACGAATAGAAACTTACTACACCCAGTGGAAAAATGCTGATTGGCCTTCCCGTACTCGCAGCTCTTTAAATCATCGTTGGGGTATCATCCAACATGATGTCAATAAATTTTGTGGTTTCTTAACTCAAGTTGAAGGACTACACAGAAGTGGTGTTAGTAATGAAGATAAT ATCCAAGAAGCACGAAGATGGTATCTAGGTATAGTGAAAAGTGCTTTTCGTTTCGATCATTGTTGGGTTCTTTTGAAGGATCAGGAAAAATGGAAAAGCCGCGATCAATTGGCTGGTATTAAAAGGAAAAAGCTATCAGCACCGTCTAATCATTCAACTCAGGAAACTGTTAATCTCGGTGAAGACTGTGATGAAGCAACCAAAGAGAATTACAATACACGACCAG GTGGCCGGAAAGCTGCAAAGGAAAGGAAGAAGTTGCTTGGTGATGTTTCTGGATTCACAAATATCCTATCTGAGCTTAAGGATGAAAAGCAGAAAGCTCGGGTTGAGAAACTTGAGAAAATCAATTTATCTATTGAACAAAAATCC GTTGTAGATTCAGTTCATGAAATCTTGGCAGAGGAGTTGGACGAAAACTTGGAGTTTGGCGGCTGGGAGGGTGAATCCACATag
- the LOC130993765 gene encoding uncharacterized protein LOC130993765, producing the protein MGGGRRSFLQGVVRVILGRGYTAKSAYEVIKEQASEATEVAEEIDTSSKVWKIPIPNKVKLTAWRFLKNRIPTCDNLLRRNMTLSEVEVGCNACFHRQESMKHVLLHCPKPSKVWEAIFQWLGVCVAQPQDVPAHFQFFSGLSSRKRNKKFLMALWCCTTWLIWKMRNESRFENKTWESANVIGEVKARVWSWGRIFGFVDEGVGIHRWMSNDESPLSL; encoded by the exons atgggtggtggccgaagatcgtttctgcaGGGGGTGGTGCGAGTGATTCTTG GGAGAGGCTATACAGCCAAGTCCGCTTATGAAGTTATTAAAGAACAAGCAAGTGAGGCAACGGAGGTGGCGGAGGAAATAGATACGAGTTcgaaggtgtggaagatccctatcccaaacaaagtcaagctcACCGCGTGGAGATTTTTGAAGAACAGAATACCGACGTGTGACAATCTATTGAGAAGAAACATGACGTTGAGTGAAGTCGAAGTGGGATGCAACGCCTGCTTTCATCGTCAAGAATCCATGAAGCACGTGTTGCTCCATTGCCCGAAGCCgtcaaaggtatgggaagcaattTTTCAATGGCTTGGAGTTTGTGTGGCACAGCCACAAGATGTGCCTGCGCATTTTCAGTTTTTTAGTGGTTTGAGTAGtcgaaaaagaaataagaagttTTTGATGGCTTTGTGGTGTTGCACTACTTGGCTCATTTGGAAAATgcgtaatgagagtagatttgagaacaaaacGTGGGAGAGTGCAAATGTGATTGGAGAagtcaaagctagagtgtggagttggggtagaatttttggttttgttgaTGAAGGTGTTGGGATTCATCGAtggatgtcgaatgatgaatcTCCGCTGAGTTTGTAA